In one window of Vicia villosa cultivar HV-30 ecotype Madison, WI unplaced genomic scaffold, Vvil1.0 ctg.001193F_1_1, whole genome shotgun sequence DNA:
- the LOC131633957 gene encoding histone H1, with protein sequence MATEEPIVAVESVSEPIVTEPTITEPQVPEKEEPKAEAEKTKKTKESKPKKASKPRNPAAHPTYEEMIKDAIVSLKEKNGSSQYAIAKFIEEKHKQLPANFKKLLLQNLKKKVASGKLVKVKGSFKLSAAAKKPAVAKPKPKTAAKKAVKAKPAAKPKAKAVVKPKVASKAKSVAAKPKKDAAKPKTTAAKPKSTVVKTKVAAKPKAVVKPKSKVKPAKVAKTSAKTTPGKKVAAVKKVVAAKKAPVKSVKAKSVKSPVKKVSVKRGGRK encoded by the exons ATGGCCACAGAAGAACCCATTGTCGCGGTGGAATCTGTTTCCGAACCAATTGTCACCGAACCAACAATTACCGAGCCTCAGGTCCCGGAGAAGGAGGAACCTAAAGCTGAAGCAGAAAAGACGAAGAAAACCAAGGAATCAAAGCCTAAGAAAGCTTCTAAGCCACGAAACCCTGCTGCACATCCAACTTACGAAGAG ATGATTAAGGATGCAATAGTGTCGCTGAAGGAGAAGAACGGTTCGAGCCAATACGCGATTGCGAAATTCATTGAAGAGAAACACAAACAGCTTCCTGCAAACTTCAAGAAGCTATTgcttcaaaatttgaagaaaaaagttGCTTCTGGAAAGCTTGTTAAGGTTAAAGGTTCATTCAAGCTTTCTGCGGCGGCGAAGAAGCCCGCAGTTGCCAAGCCGAAGCCAAAGACAGCTGCTAAGAAGGCTGTGAAAGCTAAGCCAGCTGCTAAGCCAAAAGCTAAAGCTGTCGTCAAGCCAAAGGTTGCTTCAAAGGCCAAATCTGTAGCTGCAAAGCCCAAAAAAGACGCAGCCAAGCCCAAAACTACCGCTGCTAAGCCCAAATCTACTGTTGTCAAGACTAAAGTTGCTGCCAAGCCAAAAGCAGTTGTTAAACCGAAGTCCAAGGTGAAGCCAGCTAAGGTTGCAAAGACATCGGCTAAGACAACACCGGGAAAGAAAGTTGCCGCTGTGAAGAAAGTTGTGGCTGCAAAGAAAGCTCCTGTTAAGAGCGTGAAGGCTAAAAGCGTGAAGTCTCCAGTGAAGAAGGTTTCAGTTAAGAGAGGTGGAAGGAAATGA
- the LOC131633944 gene encoding histone H1-like, whose amino-acid sequence MATKTSKPLASHPTYEEMIKEAIAGLKERTGSSQYAIAKFIEEKHKQLPSTFKKLLLQNLKKNVASGKLVKVKGSFKLAPATKPAPATKKPAVAKSKTKPAAKVTPAKAKPAAKPKAKAVVKEKADVKPKAKAARTSTRTTPGIKVAVAKAVVKKAVAAKKTPVRIKELKKVKTPAVLKEAVAAKKTPVKIKELKNVKTPAVLKVTTKRGGRK is encoded by the exons ATGGCAACAAAAACCTCCAAACCACTTGCTTCACATCCTACATATGAAGAG ATGATTAAGGAAGCGATTGCGGGGCTGAAAGAGAGAACAGGTTCAAGCCAATACGCGATTGCGAAATTCATCGAAGAGAAACACAAACAGCTTCCTTCAACCTTCAAGAAGCTATTGCTTCAGAATTTGAAGAAGAATGTTGCTTCTGGAAAGCTTGTTAAGGTTAAAGGCTCATTCAAGCTTGCTCCGGCGACGAAACCGGCACCGGCGACGAAAAAGCCCGCAGTCGCGAAGTCGAAAACAAAACCGGCTGCTAAGGTGACACCGGCGAAGGCCAAGCCAGCCGCTAAGCCGAAGGCGAAAGCTGTTGTTAAGGAGAAGGCTGATGTGAAACCGAAGGCTAAGGCTGCGAGGACGTCGACGAGAACGACGCCGGGGATAAAGGTTGCTGTTGCGAAGGCGGTGGTGAAGAAAGCTGTGGCGGCGAAGAAAACTCCGGTGAGGATTAAGGAACTTAAAAAAGTGAAGACTCCAGCGGTGTTGAAGGAAGCTGTGGCGGCGAAGAAAACTCCGGTGAAGATTAAGGAACTTAAAAATGTGAAGACTCCGGCGGTGTTGAAAGTTACGACGAAGAGAGGTGGAAGAAAATAG